The following are encoded in a window of Thunnus albacares chromosome 9, fThuAlb1.1, whole genome shotgun sequence genomic DNA:
- the ebna1bp2 gene encoding probable rRNA-processing protein EBP2 isoform X1: MVIHSETMESVEEDELLSEESEEENSELSDNELQEAFSKGLLKPGMNVLVNKPKKFVNNVEGLKQCLADFRRDLPWVERLDMTNPPAEDVLAKAEGKVPSVANGEVNAEDDFQREMFFYRQAQATVLEALPLLNKHGISTKRPEDYFAEMAKSDQHMQKIRQKLISKQAILEKSEKAKKLREQRKFGKKVQIEVIQKRQKEKKAMMSAVKKYQKGMTDKLDFLEGDQKTGKDSAQGSKKTLNKKGPNAKRKYKDQKFGFGGKKSGKKWNTKESHNDVSSFRAKVAHAKGGKGGKKGKGGKQNKRPGKSVRRKMKSRS, from the exons ATGGTTATCCATAGTGAGACGATGGAGTCAGTGGAGGAGGACGAGCTGCTCAGCGAGGAGTCAGAGGAGGAAAACAGCGAATTATCAGACAATGAG CTCCAAGAAGCCTTCTCAAAAGGGTTGTTGAAACCTGGGATGAACGTCCTGGTGAATAAACCCAAAAAGTTTGTCAACAATGTG GAGGGTCTGAAGCAGTGCCTCGCTGACTTCAGAAGAGACCTCCCTTGGGTGGAGAGGCTGGACATGACCAACCCACCGGCTGAAGACGTTCTCGCCAAAGCTGAAGGGAAAGTCCCCAGTGTGGCCAATGGAGAAGTCAATGCAGAAGATGATTTCCAGAGGGAGATGTTCTT CTATCGTCAAGCTCAAGCTACAGTTCTTGAGGCGCTGCCCCTCCTAAATAAGCATGGCATATCCACCAAAAGGCCTGAGGATTACTTTGCTGAGATGGCCAAATCGGATCAGCACATGCAGAAG ATCAGGCAAAAGCTGATTTCAAAGCAGGCGATACTGGAGAAGTCAGAGAAGGCAAAGAAACTCCGTGAGCAAAGGAAGTTTGGCAAGAAG GTCCAAATTGAAGTGATCcagaagagacagaaggagaagaaggccATGATGTCGGCTGTAAAGAAATACCAGAAAG GAATGACTGACAAACTGGATTTCCTGGAAGGAGACCAAAAGACGGGTAAAGACTCTGCTCAGGGCTCCAAgaagacattaaacaaaaaGGG CCCCAACGCAAAGAGAAAATATAAGGACCAGAAGTTCGGCTTCGGAGGCAAGAAGAGCGGAAAGAAGTGGAACACCAAAGAGAGCCATAACGATGTTTCCAGTTTCCGCGCCAAAGTGGCTCACGCAAAGGGcggaaaaggaggaaagaaaggcAAAGGAGGGAAACAAAAC AAACGTCCGGGCAAGTCTGTACGCAGGAAGATGAAGTCTCGCTCATAA
- the ebna1bp2 gene encoding probable rRNA-processing protein EBP2 isoform X2: MESVEEDELLSEESEEENSELSDNELQEAFSKGLLKPGMNVLVNKPKKFVNNVEGLKQCLADFRRDLPWVERLDMTNPPAEDVLAKAEGKVPSVANGEVNAEDDFQREMFFYRQAQATVLEALPLLNKHGISTKRPEDYFAEMAKSDQHMQKIRQKLISKQAILEKSEKAKKLREQRKFGKKVQIEVIQKRQKEKKAMMSAVKKYQKGMTDKLDFLEGDQKTGKDSAQGSKKTLNKKGPNAKRKYKDQKFGFGGKKSGKKWNTKESHNDVSSFRAKVAHAKGGKGGKKGKGGKQNKRPGKSVRRKMKSRS, encoded by the exons ATGGAGTCAGTGGAGGAGGACGAGCTGCTCAGCGAGGAGTCAGAGGAGGAAAACAGCGAATTATCAGACAATGAG CTCCAAGAAGCCTTCTCAAAAGGGTTGTTGAAACCTGGGATGAACGTCCTGGTGAATAAACCCAAAAAGTTTGTCAACAATGTG GAGGGTCTGAAGCAGTGCCTCGCTGACTTCAGAAGAGACCTCCCTTGGGTGGAGAGGCTGGACATGACCAACCCACCGGCTGAAGACGTTCTCGCCAAAGCTGAAGGGAAAGTCCCCAGTGTGGCCAATGGAGAAGTCAATGCAGAAGATGATTTCCAGAGGGAGATGTTCTT CTATCGTCAAGCTCAAGCTACAGTTCTTGAGGCGCTGCCCCTCCTAAATAAGCATGGCATATCCACCAAAAGGCCTGAGGATTACTTTGCTGAGATGGCCAAATCGGATCAGCACATGCAGAAG ATCAGGCAAAAGCTGATTTCAAAGCAGGCGATACTGGAGAAGTCAGAGAAGGCAAAGAAACTCCGTGAGCAAAGGAAGTTTGGCAAGAAG GTCCAAATTGAAGTGATCcagaagagacagaaggagaagaaggccATGATGTCGGCTGTAAAGAAATACCAGAAAG GAATGACTGACAAACTGGATTTCCTGGAAGGAGACCAAAAGACGGGTAAAGACTCTGCTCAGGGCTCCAAgaagacattaaacaaaaaGGG CCCCAACGCAAAGAGAAAATATAAGGACCAGAAGTTCGGCTTCGGAGGCAAGAAGAGCGGAAAGAAGTGGAACACCAAAGAGAGCCATAACGATGTTTCCAGTTTCCGCGCCAAAGTGGCTCACGCAAAGGGcggaaaaggaggaaagaaaggcAAAGGAGGGAAACAAAAC AAACGTCCGGGCAAGTCTGTACGCAGGAAGATGAAGTCTCGCTCATAA